The Bos indicus isolate NIAB-ARS_2022 breed Sahiwal x Tharparkar chromosome X, NIAB-ARS_B.indTharparkar_mat_pri_1.0, whole genome shotgun sequence genome has a window encoding:
- the LOC139181333 gene encoding nucleosome assembly protein 1-like 1: MMRVSRKAQQWLQATGTPWSSLGLCSGVWSTPFYTVSPTMTMSWSGPPGPCPMVMHSSQPPSGPGEGPAPPQEQEDLAEGGEASQVPVPKSVLYFTKEASDYQCEESDEEVQEAEGEEEDSDKKPEEGPGKDLDPAEDSPGEPSCQA, from the exons ATGATGAGAGTGAGCAGGAAGGCGCAGCAGTGGTTGCAGGCCACAGGGACCCCTTGGAGCAGTTTGGGCCTGTGTTCTGGGGTCTGGTCCACTCCCTTCTACACAGTTTCTCCTACGATGACCATGTCCTGGTCTGGCCCCCCTGGCCCCTGCCCGATGGTCATGCACAGCTCCCAGCCTCCCTCCGGCCCTGGAGAGGGTCCCGCACCTCCGCAGGAGCAGGAAGACCTGGCAGAGGGAGGCGAGGCCTCACAGG TTCCGGTCCCGAAGTCTGTATTATACTTCACAAAAGAAGCGAGTGATTATCAGTGTGAAGAGTCTGATGAGGAGGTCCaagaagctgaaggtgaggaGGAGGACAGCGATAAAAAACCAGAAGAAGGACCTGGAAAGGACCTGGACCCAGCAGAGGACAGCCCGGGAGAACCCAG CTGTCAAGCATAG